A part of Ammospiza caudacuta isolate bAmmCau1 chromosome 5, bAmmCau1.pri, whole genome shotgun sequence genomic DNA contains:
- the CCT2 gene encoding T-complex protein 1 subunit beta: MASISLAPVNIFKAGADEEKAETARLSSFVGAIAIGDLVKSTLGPKGMDKILLSTGRDSSVTVTNDGATILKAIGVDNPAAKVLVDMSKVQDDEVGDGTTSVTVLAAELLREAELLIARKIHPQTIIAGWRAATKASREALLKAAVDHGNDEVKFREDLMNIAGTTLSSKLLTHHKDHFVKLAVEAVLRLKGSGNLEAIHVIKKLGGSLADSYLDEGFLLDKKIGVNQPKRIENAKILIANTGMDTDKIKIFGSRVRVDSTAKVAEIEQAEKEKMKEKVDRILKHGINCFINRQLIYNYPEHLFGAAGVMAIEHADFAGVERLALVTGGEIASTFDHPELVKLGSCKLIEEVMIGEDKLIHFSGVAMGEACTIVLRGATQQILDEAERSLHDALCVLAQTVKDTRTVYGGGCSEMLMANAVAELAVRTPGKESVAMESFAKALRMIPTIIADNAGYDSADLVAQLRAAHSEGKTTYGLDMKEGVIGDMSVLGVTESFQVKRQVLLSAAEAAEMILRVDDIIKAAPRKRVPDHRPC, encoded by the exons ATG GCATCCATTTCCCTTGCTCCTGTGAACATTTTCAAGGCAGGTGCAGATGAAGAGAAGGCAGAAACAGCTCGGTTG tcatCCTTTGTTGGTGCCATTGCCATTGGTGACCTAGTCAAGAGCACCCTGGGCCCTAAAGGCATG GACAAGATTCTTTTAAGTACCGGGAGAGACAGCTCTGTCACAGTTACCAACGATGGTGCAACCATCCTGAAAGCTATTGGAGTTGACAATCCAGCTGCCAAGGTCTTGGTTG atATGTCAAAGGTTCAAGATGACGAAGTTGGCGATGGAACTACATCTGTCACAGTGTTGGCAGCTGAATTACTGAGG GAGGCAGAATTACTGATTGCAAGGAAGATTCATCCTCAGACCATCATtgcaggctggagagcagccacaAAGGCTTCAAGAGAGGCACTTTTGAAAGCAGCTGTGGATCATGG TAATGATGAAGTGAAGTTCCGTGAAGACTTGATGAACATCGCGGGAACAACTCTTTCTTCAAAATTACTTACTCACCACAAGGATCACTTTGTCAAGCTAGCTGTAGAAGCTGTTCTTAGGTTGAAAGGTTCTGGTAATTTGGAGGCTATCCATGTCATTAAGAAACTTGGTGGAAGTTTGGCTGATTCCTACTTAGATGAAG GCTTTTTGCTTGACAAGAAGATTGGTGTAAATCAGCCAAAAAGAATTGAAAATGCGAAGATTCTTATTGCAAATACTGGTATGGATACAGACAAGATTAAG ATTTTTGGCTCTCGTGTTAGAGTGGACTCCACAGCAAAAGTGGCAGAAATAGaacaggcagaaaaagaaaagatgaaggAGAAAGTGGATCGTATTCTTAAACATGGAATAAATTGCTTTATTAACAG GCAGCTGATCTACAACTACCCTGAACATCTctttggagctgctggtgtCATGGCTATTGAACATGCAGACTTTGCAGGTGTAGAACGTCTGGCTCTTGTCACAG GTGGTGAAATTGCTTCAACCTTTGATCACCCTGAGCTAGTAAAACTAGGAAGCTGCAAGCTTATTGAAGAAGTCATGATTGGAGAAGATAAACTCATTCATTTCTCTGGAGTAGCAATGG GTGAAGCTTGCACCATAGTTTTGCGCGGAGCCACCCAGCAGATTCTGGATGAAGCAGAGAGGTCTCTGCATGATGCTCTCTGTGTCCTGGCCCAGACTGTGAAGGACACAAGAACTGTGTATGGTGGAG GTTGTTCAGAGATGCTGATGGCTAACGCTGTTGCAGAACTTGCTGTCAGAACACCTGGCAAAGAGTCTGTTGCAATGGAGTCCTTTGCTAAGGCTTTACGAATG ATCCCAACAATAATAGCTGATAATGCTGGCTATGACAGTGCTGATTTGGTtgctcagctcagagctgctcatAGTGAAGGGAAGACTACTTATGGACTGG ATATGAAAGAGGGTGTCATTGGGGACATGTCAGTTTTGGGAGTAACAGAAAGTTTCCAGGTCAAGAGACAAGTGTTGCTGAgtgcagctgaagcagcagaaatgaTTCTTCGTGTAGATGACATCATTAAAGCAGCACCAAG aaaacgTGTACCAGACCATCGCCCCTGTTAA
- the FRS2 gene encoding fibroblast growth factor receptor substrate 2 — MGSCCSCPDKETVPDNHRNKFKVINVDDDGNELGSGIMELTDTELVLYTRKRDSVKWHYLCLRRYGYDSNLFSFESGRRCQTGQGIFAFKCARAEELFNMLQEIMQNNSINVVEEPVVERNNHQTELEVPRTPRTPTTPGFNAQSLPNGYPRYPSFGDASSHPSSRHPSVGSARLPSVGEESTHPLLVAEEQVHTYVNTTGVQEERKNRSSVHVPLESKLSNTETTKAKEDQMCTDDRDAQVLLEPEGVKFVLGPTPVQRQLMEREKLEQLGRDQVSGSSTNNTEWDTGYDSDERRETPSGNKLVYENINRLSIPSASGVRRGRLTSTSTSDTQNINNSAQRRTALLNYENLPSLPPVWEARKLSRDEDDSLGPKTPSLNGYHNNLDLMHNYVNTENVTVPASAHKVEFTRRRDCTPTVFNFDIRRPSLEHRQLNYIQVDLEGGSDSDNPQTPKTPTTPLPQTPTRRTELYAVIDIERTAAMSSLQKALPRDDGTSRKTRHNSTDLPM; from the exons ATGGGTAGCTGTTGTAGCTGTCCAGATAAAGAAACTGTCCCAGATAACCACCGAAACAAGTTTAAG GTTATTAATGTGGATGATGATGGTAATGAACTGGGTTCTGGCATAATGGAACTTACAGATACAGAACTAGTTTTGTACACCCGCAAAAGGGACTCTGTCAAATGGCACTACCTCTGTCTCCGTCGCTATGGCTATGACTcaaatcttttctcttttgaaagTGGTCGAAGGTGTCAAACTGGACAAG GAATCTTTGCCTTTAAGTGCGCCCGGGCAGAAGAGTTATTTAACATGTTACAAGAGATAATGCAGAATAACAGCATAAATGTGGTAGAAGAACCAGTAGTAGAAAGGAATAATCATCAAACTGAGTTGGAAGTACCAAGAACCCCTCGAACACCTACCA CTCCTGGATTCAATGCACAAAGTTTACCCAACGGCTATCCCAGATACCCATCTTTTGGAGATGCTTCATCACACCCTTCCAGCAGACACCCTTCTGTCGGCAGCGCACGCCTCCCCTCTGTTGGTGAAGAATCAACACATCCTTTACTTGTAGCAGAGGAGCAA GTGCACACTTACGTAAACACTACTGGAGtacaggaggaaagaaaaaatcgATCAAGTGTGCATGTGCCACTGGAATCAAAGCTTTCAAACACTGAAACAACTAAAGCGAAAGAAGATCAGATGTGTACTGATGACAGAGATGCTCAGGTTCTCCTGGAGCCCGAAGGAGTGAAGTTTGTTTTAGGACCAACACCTGTTCAAAGGCAATTAATGGAAAGAGAGAAACTGGAACAACTTGGGAGAGATCAAGtcagtggcagcagcacaaacaacACTGAATGGGACACTGGGTACGACAGTGATGAACGTAGAGAGACGCCATCTGGTAATAAATTGGtgtatgaaaatataaataggTTATCAATCCCTAGTGCCTCAGGGGTCAGGAGAGGTCGCTTGACATCAACCAGTACCTCAGACACCCAGAACATTAACAACTCTGCTCAGAGGAGAACTGCGCTGCTGAACTACGAGAACTTGCCGTCCTTGCCTCCTGTTTGGGAAGCCCGGAAACTGAGCAGAGATGAAGATGACAGTTTAGGACCAAAGACCCCGTCTCTGAATGGCTACCACAATAACCTAGATCTAATGCATAACTATGTCAATACAGAGAATGTAACAGTACCAGCAAGTGCTCATAAAGTAGAATTTACACGACGTCGGGACTGCACCCCAACAGTCTTTAACTTTGACATTAGGCGTCCAAGTTTAGAACACAGGCAGCTCAACTATATACAGGTTGACTTGGAAGGTGGTAGTGACTCTGACAACCCTCAGACTCCAAAAACCCCCACCACTCCACTTCCGCAGACTCCAACCAGGCGCACAGAGCTGTATGCTGTAATAGACATTGAAAGAACTGCTGCTATGTCGAGCTTGCAAAAAGCACTGCCCCGAGATGACGGTACTTCTAGGAAAACTAGACATAACAGTACTGACCTGCCCATGTGA